The following are from one region of the Pirellulales bacterium genome:
- a CDS encoding choice-of-anchor tandem repeat GloVer-containing protein encodes MTVTLNKERTLNNEHLMAAYSGRFARWLLLAAALMPTIHGAAYADGYSFSTLVSFDATNGRNPAASVIIDGAGNLYGTTETGGTSSAGNVFEIAAGSNTATTLVSLNGFSDGRFPVASLISDGAGIFFGTASEGGSSGDGTVFDVAAGSNTVTTLAAFTGSNGLEPAAALISDAAGNLYGTAEGGGASGAGTVFEVASGSHTLTTLVSFNGGSNGAFPLGSLVTDAAGNLYGTTYGGGAFNRGTVFEIAAGSHTITTLVSFDGTNGAQPAAGLIADASGNLYGTTSDTAFSSTVFEISAQSHALTTLATFPGDTTGTNILGGLVLDGVGNLYGTTASGGPSGDGTVFEIAAGSNAITTLVTFNGANGANPEAGLLLDPAGNLYGTTYSGGANNDGTVFKLSPVPEPSTLVLLGLSGPVLFWYGRRYRRR; translated from the coding sequence ATGACAGTCACCTTGAACAAGGAACGCACATTGAATAACGAACACCTGATGGCGGCCTACTCCGGTCGATTCGCTCGCTGGCTCTTGTTGGCCGCGGCACTCATGCCGACCATCCACGGCGCCGCATATGCGGATGGCTACTCGTTTAGCACGCTGGTTTCGTTCGATGCCACAAATGGGCGGAACCCTGCTGCGAGCGTGATCATAGATGGGGCTGGGAATCTTTACGGCACGACGGAAACAGGCGGGACATCCAGCGCTGGCAACGTGTTTGAAATCGCCGCCGGCTCGAACACGGCCACGACGTTGGTCTCGTTAAACGGCTTTTCCGATGGTCGATTCCCTGTTGCGAGCCTGATCAGTGACGGGGCCGGGATTTTTTTTGGAACAGCGTCGGAGGGTGGGTCATCCGGTGACGGCACCGTGTTCGACGTTGCCGCCGGCTCGAACACGGTCACCACACTGGCTGCATTCACTGGCTCCAATGGTTTAGAACCTGCCGCAGCTCTGATTAGCGACGCTGCCGGTAACCTCTACGGCACGGCGGAAGGCGGGGGAGCATCCGGAGCCGGCACGGTATTCGAAGTCGCCTCCGGTTCGCACACGCTCACGACACTTGTTTCGTTCAATGGTGGCAGTAACGGTGCGTTCCCTTTGGGGAGCCTGGTCACTGACGCCGCCGGGAACCTCTACGGCACGACATACGGCGGCGGAGCGTTCAACCGCGGTACCGTGTTCGAAATTGCCGCCGGTTCGCACACGATCACCACGTTGGTCTCGTTCGATGGTACCAATGGTGCGCAACCAGCTGCGGGACTGATCGCCGACGCTTCCGGAAACCTCTACGGTACGACTTCCGACACTGCATTTTCCAGCACAGTATTCGAAATTTCTGCCCAGTCGCACGCGCTCACCACATTAGCCACATTCCCCGGCGACACTACAGGGACGAACATTCTTGGGGGCCTGGTCCTCGACGGGGTTGGGAACCTTTATGGTACGACAGCAAGTGGCGGCCCGTCCGGAGACGGCACCGTATTCGAGATCGCTGCCGGATCGAACGCGATCACCACACTGGTCACATTTAATGGCGCCAACGGGGCAAACCCCGAAGCAGGGCTTCTGCTCGACCCGGCCGGAAACCTTTACGGCACGACGTACAGCGGCGGGGCGAACAATGACGGCACCGTGTTTAAGCTTTCCCCGGTGCCCGAGCCGTCGACGCTCGTGCTTTTGGGCCTGAGTGGCCCCGTGTTGTTTTGGTATGGCCGTAGGTACCGTCGCCGATAG
- a CDS encoding WD40 repeat domain-containing protein — protein MRITICRACVAFFCLASLVRAVELDKIERAIQKLPTFTAREQGYCLLVFGPEARTRVWIVQDGPLLYVDRNGNGDLTEPGERIEADPKSSDAEEETFHFSAGDISDGDVVHKNLQVGRAKLDHLRDTDEEIRAALEKNPRFRSCLVFIDVDLPNLRGEGLGGRVPHRAWNRDAHGLLQFADRPADAPIIHFGGPWQVTLSSSPETWRVGRNKDLDLVVGTPGLGPGSTAAIAYNKVIPEALIPKAEVAFPPLSAGAEPIKKVYELARRCCTVNLYGDVAVPEDVGTGTAKVDISLESWPGVVVAPSSHEFKVLPPKKGPKLYPVSSRLVSKLENGNPQHEITGIHFSPDGKRLLAGDYPGGIVNVWDLASGQRLFSLDAGKGYRSTDEFFIPTADWSKLFAWHETHGVFTKVERDDKVLNSVEYSSMIRSWSLDSGSLLRTFQTDPPHGIRYMVLAPNGKYFVSMDEMPGEFELHRPRDLCLWDEKTDTYREVRKGNAMPWCVSADSRMVAVTTPVEDDKESGFDGAIEVFTAPQWNSIVKIPFAGKLTDARALTFVAGGEILVGALRVLEKPHDYENAHSFLKLWDVKSGKELLSIAARNKGEAFVSSALSPDGRHLLVSTWTIDHAGKERLVLVDIANKTWKMIDEPTEGFLRVPVFHPSGRYFATSRQVIPKDQIRRDPKVEDLPQPRIVLMSMPEGEALETLVAPQCFLGSMAFSPDGTMLATSGPGSVLLWDFHRPPEPSIDSSDK, from the coding sequence ATGCGAATCACGATTTGCAGGGCTTGCGTCGCGTTTTTCTGTCTCGCCTCACTAGTGCGAGCCGTCGAGCTCGATAAGATCGAGCGCGCGATTCAAAAGCTCCCCACGTTCACGGCCAGGGAGCAAGGCTACTGCCTGCTCGTGTTCGGTCCCGAGGCGCGCACCCGGGTGTGGATCGTCCAGGATGGCCCGCTCTTGTACGTCGATCGCAACGGCAATGGCGACTTGACCGAGCCAGGCGAACGAATCGAGGCGGACCCGAAATCGAGCGATGCCGAGGAAGAAACGTTTCATTTCTCGGCGGGTGATATTTCCGATGGGGACGTCGTTCACAAAAACCTGCAAGTCGGCCGAGCGAAGCTCGATCACTTGCGTGACACGGACGAAGAGATTCGCGCGGCGCTCGAGAAGAATCCGCGCTTCCGCTCCTGCCTGGTGTTCATCGACGTCGACCTGCCGAATTTGCGCGGTGAGGGGCTGGGTGGGCGCGTGCCGCATCGGGCATGGAACCGCGACGCCCATGGCCTGTTGCAATTTGCCGACCGGCCGGCCGATGCACCGATCATCCATTTCGGCGGTCCCTGGCAGGTGACGCTGTCAAGTTCGCCGGAAACCTGGCGCGTGGGACGCAACAAGGATCTGGATCTGGTCGTAGGCACGCCCGGCCTCGGGCCAGGATCGACCGCCGCCATTGCCTACAACAAGGTGATCCCCGAAGCGCTCATTCCCAAAGCCGAGGTCGCGTTTCCACCATTGTCGGCGGGCGCCGAGCCGATCAAGAAAGTCTATGAGCTCGCGCGCCGCTGCTGCACCGTGAATTTGTACGGCGATGTGGCCGTGCCCGAGGACGTCGGTACCGGCACGGCCAAGGTCGACATCTCGCTCGAGAGCTGGCCGGGCGTGGTCGTCGCTCCCTCGTCGCACGAATTCAAGGTTTTGCCTCCCAAGAAGGGCCCCAAGCTGTATCCGGTTTCGTCGCGATTGGTGAGCAAGCTCGAAAACGGCAATCCGCAGCACGAAATCACGGGCATTCACTTCTCGCCCGATGGCAAACGCCTGCTGGCCGGCGACTACCCGGGCGGCATCGTCAACGTGTGGGACCTCGCCTCGGGACAAAGGCTATTCTCGCTCGACGCCGGAAAAGGCTATCGCTCGACGGACGAATTCTTCATTCCTACGGCCGACTGGTCGAAGCTCTTTGCCTGGCATGAAACGCACGGTGTGTTCACCAAGGTCGAGCGCGACGACAAGGTTCTCAACAGCGTCGAATACAGCAGCATGATCCGCTCGTGGAGCTTGGATTCTGGCAGCTTGTTGCGCACGTTTCAGACCGACCCGCCACACGGCATCCGCTACATGGTCTTGGCGCCGAACGGCAAATACTTCGTGTCCATGGACGAAATGCCGGGTGAGTTCGAGTTGCACCGTCCACGCGACTTGTGCTTGTGGGATGAAAAGACCGATACGTACCGCGAGGTAAGAAAAGGAAACGCGATGCCGTGGTGCGTTTCCGCGGACAGCCGGATGGTGGCGGTCACCACGCCGGTTGAGGACGACAAAGAGAGCGGCTTCGATGGCGCCATCGAAGTGTTCACCGCGCCACAGTGGAACAGCATCGTGAAAATTCCTTTCGCCGGCAAACTCACCGATGCGCGTGCTCTCACTTTTGTCGCTGGTGGCGAAATCCTGGTCGGGGCGCTGAGGGTCCTGGAAAAGCCACACGACTACGAGAACGCCCACAGCTTTTTGAAGCTGTGGGACGTAAAGTCGGGCAAGGAACTGCTGTCGATCGCGGCGCGGAACAAAGGCGAGGCGTTCGTCTCGTCCGCTCTTTCACCTGATGGCCGGCATCTTTTGGTTTCAACCTGGACGATCGACCACGCCGGCAAGGAACGTCTCGTGCTGGTCGACATCGCGAACAAGACCTGGAAGATGATCGACGAGCCCACGGAAGGTTTCCTGCGCGTGCCCGTGTTTCACCCGAGCGGCCGCTATTTCGCCACGTCGAGGCAAGTAATCCCCAAAGACCAAATACGGCGCGATCCCAAGGTCGAAGATCTTCCACAGCCGCGCATCGTGCTAATGAGCATGCCCGAGGGCGAAGCCTTGGAGACGCTCGTGGCGCCACAATGCTTCCTGGGTTCCATGGCGTTCAGCCCCGATGGGACGATGCTGGCCACAAGCGGCCCAGGTTCGGTGTTGTTGTGGGATTTCCACCGGCCACCCGAGCCGTCGATCGACAGTTCTGATAAATAA
- a CDS encoding serine/threonine-protein kinase, translating to MRQERLGADSAASDLNLETPRRIGHFELEALLGSGAYGAVFRALDTRLNRRVALKVAWPGILMDPVLSKRFVKEPKTVALLRHPGIVEVHETGNLELAWFMVLELIDGPTLEQLLKEPRRVPAQVAAAMLRDVALAVDHAHSHGVVHRDLKPSNILLRPRASDDAAFEPVVTDFGLAHWPENGQASALTATCVVLGTDHYMSPEQAAGLNAEVGPSSDIFSLGVILYELTSGVRPFDGETSEHVRKRIQEEEPRPVRCLRKDIPKDLETVILKCLEKSPGRRYATALELADDLTRFLNQEPVRARPAGLLYRGWKYVRRRPLAVALTSTVLFAVALIAGLVGAWIHDRLLAEHELAAAEKMTAAVEGMERQHRYAAAIRHAGTAIERGHRAEALEYLKQSESLVGPSIRKGIEWETLWSMANEVDHTLHALTSVRAVRFAPDGKTMASISADGLTTLWNTGDWSKRRALISKVRSPRAAEYSPDGALLALAGENGRVAVYRINDGRTIYDQQVGEVRLFAAAWLGSSSRLAVGGSKGIVFVIDLSTHECRSSEPLLPSADVPATEVQNPNEIIDLTYVPQRNIIGVLKSPTEVKLVDADRLIPVGGWVNGLENAGAMCHLPIGPGYFAIGAAPHATGIYAIDDGAKVASIPVTQIVASLRYTPATQTLSAGLWNGLVQVWSIGPILTGTNNPGRRLTGHAGRTLSVDVSPDGEWLASGGRDKTVRIWRRPLDGGSSKIPLQSRPCAMTFSPCGRWLVLASMDKGQDASATLIDVHQGRKLWSTEIRTPTGPHTSLPNCIFAFCPSGDVIALIERDGSVAERIAASGKVIGSHHTVDRPERLWYFEEESGLISHYLPSEAVWTIVNRNTGALRRVVSKRELLDVSWTTKGAYWIETDSYHNCLIRRPWSEQATKRVSMPERPFLARISPNCRYLVAGGYDASVYLWKLDGSSTPTTLVGHEGAGIYNLLFSPDSQTLVTHGADKTLRFWNLATASELFTMGSSNEQVLSAAVHPEGEMLVIAVEENQRPYLHVHRLSGGEGRLSSAFDLDSTAEEVGKPDEN from the coding sequence TTGCGGCAGGAACGTCTCGGCGCCGACTCGGCCGCCAGCGACCTGAACCTGGAGACGCCGCGCCGCATCGGACATTTCGAGCTGGAAGCGCTACTGGGGAGCGGCGCGTATGGGGCGGTGTTCCGCGCGCTCGACACGCGATTAAACCGGCGCGTGGCGCTGAAGGTGGCCTGGCCTGGCATCTTGATGGACCCGGTATTGAGCAAGCGTTTCGTCAAGGAGCCGAAGACCGTTGCATTGTTGCGTCATCCGGGCATCGTGGAAGTTCACGAGACAGGGAACCTGGAGCTCGCCTGGTTCATGGTCTTGGAACTGATCGATGGTCCGACCCTGGAGCAATTACTAAAAGAGCCGCGCCGGGTACCGGCGCAGGTTGCCGCGGCGATGCTCAGGGACGTGGCGCTGGCGGTCGACCATGCACATTCGCACGGCGTTGTCCATCGCGACTTGAAGCCGAGTAACATCCTCTTGCGTCCTCGGGCCAGTGACGATGCCGCGTTTGAGCCGGTCGTCACGGATTTTGGATTAGCGCATTGGCCGGAAAACGGACAAGCGTCGGCGCTGACCGCCACCTGTGTCGTCTTGGGGACGGATCACTATATGTCGCCGGAACAGGCGGCCGGGCTAAATGCCGAAGTAGGTCCGTCGTCAGACATTTTTTCGCTCGGTGTAATCCTCTACGAATTGACGAGCGGTGTGCGGCCGTTTGACGGCGAGACTTCTGAGCACGTTCGGAAACGAATCCAGGAAGAGGAACCGCGGCCGGTTCGGTGTTTGCGAAAGGACATACCGAAGGACCTGGAAACGGTCATTCTTAAATGCCTGGAGAAATCACCTGGCCGCAGGTATGCAACGGCGCTGGAGTTGGCCGACGACCTCACGCGATTCCTAAACCAGGAGCCGGTTCGCGCACGGCCCGCAGGGCTGCTCTATCGCGGCTGGAAGTATGTGCGGCGAAGGCCGCTGGCCGTGGCGTTGACATCGACGGTTTTATTTGCCGTTGCACTTATCGCGGGCCTGGTCGGCGCCTGGATACATGATCGGCTGCTTGCGGAACATGAGCTCGCCGCCGCCGAGAAGATGACCGCCGCCGTTGAAGGGATGGAGCGCCAACATCGGTATGCCGCCGCGATCAGACACGCCGGCACCGCCATCGAGCGCGGTCACCGTGCTGAGGCGCTGGAATACCTCAAGCAAAGCGAATCATTGGTCGGCCCGTCGATTCGCAAGGGAATCGAATGGGAAACTTTGTGGTCAATGGCGAACGAGGTGGACCATACGCTGCACGCGCTGACCAGCGTGCGAGCCGTCCGCTTCGCTCCGGACGGCAAGACGATGGCCTCGATTAGCGCCGATGGGCTGACGACGCTATGGAACACTGGAGATTGGAGCAAACGGCGCGCGCTAATCAGCAAGGTCCGCAGCCCACGAGCCGCCGAATATTCACCAGACGGCGCGCTGCTGGCTCTCGCGGGGGAGAATGGCCGAGTGGCCGTCTATCGGATCAACGACGGGCGAACCATTTATGATCAGCAAGTCGGCGAAGTCCGGCTGTTTGCCGCGGCCTGGCTCGGCAGCTCGTCGCGGCTGGCTGTCGGCGGAAGCAAAGGGATCGTGTTCGTGATTGACTTGTCTACCCACGAATGTCGCAGCAGTGAACCCCTGCTTCCTTCGGCCGATGTGCCGGCGACCGAAGTGCAGAATCCGAACGAGATCATTGACCTCACTTATGTTCCCCAACGCAACATAATCGGCGTCTTGAAATCCCCGACCGAGGTGAAACTGGTCGATGCCGATAGGTTGATCCCCGTCGGCGGTTGGGTGAACGGGTTGGAGAACGCCGGCGCGATGTGTCACCTCCCCATCGGGCCGGGCTACTTCGCGATCGGTGCAGCGCCGCATGCGACGGGGATTTACGCAATCGACGATGGTGCCAAGGTGGCTTCGATTCCGGTGACCCAAATTGTCGCCTCGCTGCGGTATACGCCCGCGACCCAGACCCTGTCTGCCGGTCTGTGGAATGGGCTCGTGCAGGTTTGGTCGATTGGGCCAATCTTGACGGGTACTAACAATCCCGGACGACGCCTGACAGGACATGCAGGGCGCACCCTGTCGGTGGATGTCTCGCCCGACGGCGAATGGCTCGCCTCGGGCGGGAGAGATAAGACAGTCCGCATTTGGCGCCGGCCGCTGGACGGCGGATCGTCCAAGATTCCATTGCAAAGTCGTCCGTGCGCCATGACATTCTCACCGTGCGGCCGATGGCTGGTCTTGGCCTCAATGGACAAAGGCCAAGACGCCAGCGCAACGCTCATTGATGTGCACCAAGGTCGGAAGCTGTGGTCGACGGAAATCCGCACGCCGACTGGCCCGCACACGTCACTGCCAAATTGCATTTTTGCCTTTTGCCCGTCGGGGGATGTAATTGCTCTTATCGAAAGGGATGGTTCCGTTGCCGAGCGAATAGCCGCATCAGGGAAGGTCATCGGGAGCCATCACACCGTTGACCGGCCTGAACGTCTCTGGTATTTCGAGGAGGAGAGCGGATTGATTTCGCATTACCTGCCGTCGGAAGCCGTTTGGACAATCGTTAATCGCAACACCGGCGCATTGCGCCGCGTAGTATCAAAGCGCGAGCTGTTGGACGTCTCGTGGACCACTAAGGGCGCCTATTGGATCGAAACGGATTCCTACCATAATTGTCTTATCAGGCGACCGTGGTCAGAGCAGGCGACGAAAAGAGTCAGCATGCCGGAGCGGCCATTTCTGGCCCGAATCTCGCCCAACTGCCGGTATCTTGTGGCCGGCGGATACGACGCGTCGGTCTATCTTTGGAAGCTCGATGGATCGTCAACGCCAACGACGCTTGTCGGACACGAGGGCGCCGGGATTTACAACCTGCTCTTCTCTCCTGACAGCCAAACGCTAGTCACGCATGGCGCCGACAAGACACTGCGATTCTGGAATCTGGCGACCGCCAGCGAGCTTTTTACGATGGGGTCGTCGAACGAACAGGTTCTGTCGGCCGCGGTTCACCCCGAAGGGGAGATGCTGGTCATAGCGGTCGAAGAGAACCAACGGCCCTACCTGCACGTCCATCGCCTGAGCGGCGGCGAAGGCCGCCTGTCGAGCGCGTTCGATCTGGATAGCACTGCGGAAGAAGTCGGCAAGCCGGACGAGAATTGA
- a CDS encoding DUF1501 domain-containing protein: MRYNRRDFLGVGTTLLTTSATMPTLLARTARAAASDKAMNDRVLVVVQLTGGNDGLNTVVPYTDENYRRLRPQLHLADAKLHKLDDRVGLHPALGGLARLFSDGQAAVVQSVGYPHPNRSHFESMAIWHTAPGDAQLEIGKADMAKRGWLGRAIDARTSVEEQSRAAAALRIGGGEMPQALLGCRVQVPSIQDLSHLERRTGLLDAAGVKAQLAGWQPGSSDASNPLLAAARASNIAVQATAEQVDKIKIAKATRGRYPDNDLAKKLRTIAQLVQGGFSTPIYFTEQSGFDTHSRQANTHENLLRNVGDALKAFVEDMNKNAAGRPVMVLVFSEFGRRAAENESLGTDHGTAAPVFLIGANVAPGVHGPYPDLANLVDDDPVYGVDFRALYATILEGWLGLASESVLGRKFETLKIVKPSNA; encoded by the coding sequence ATGCGCTATAACCGCCGCGATTTTCTCGGTGTCGGCACGACCCTCCTGACCACGAGCGCTACCATGCCCACGCTACTGGCGCGGACCGCGCGAGCCGCGGCCAGCGACAAGGCGATGAACGATCGCGTGCTCGTGGTCGTGCAATTGACCGGCGGTAACGACGGGCTGAACACGGTCGTTCCCTACACCGACGAGAATTATCGCCGCCTGCGTCCGCAACTGCACCTGGCCGACGCCAAGTTGCACAAGCTCGATGATCGCGTCGGTCTGCATCCGGCACTCGGCGGCCTGGCCCGGTTATTCTCCGATGGGCAAGCGGCGGTCGTGCAAAGTGTCGGTTATCCCCATCCGAATCGATCGCACTTCGAATCGATGGCCATCTGGCATACCGCGCCCGGCGACGCACAACTGGAAATCGGCAAGGCCGACATGGCGAAGCGCGGCTGGCTTGGCCGGGCGATCGACGCGCGCACTAGCGTCGAAGAGCAATCGCGCGCCGCCGCGGCGCTGCGCATCGGCGGCGGTGAAATGCCGCAGGCGCTGTTGGGATGCCGCGTGCAGGTTCCCTCGATCCAGGATTTGAGTCATCTCGAGCGCCGCACCGGACTGCTCGACGCGGCAGGCGTGAAAGCGCAGCTCGCCGGCTGGCAACCGGGCAGCAGTGACGCGAGCAATCCGCTCTTGGCGGCAGCGCGCGCAAGCAATATTGCCGTGCAAGCCACGGCCGAGCAGGTCGATAAAATCAAAATCGCCAAGGCCACGCGTGGTCGTTATCCCGACAACGACCTGGCCAAGAAACTGCGCACGATCGCGCAGCTCGTGCAGGGCGGCTTTTCGACGCCGATCTATTTCACCGAGCAAAGCGGCTTCGACACGCACAGCCGCCAGGCGAACACGCACGAGAACCTGTTGCGAAACGTCGGCGACGCGCTGAAGGCCTTTGTCGAGGACATGAACAAGAACGCTGCCGGCCGGCCGGTGATGGTGCTCGTCTTTTCCGAGTTTGGGCGTCGGGCCGCCGAGAACGAAAGCCTGGGCACCGACCACGGCACCGCGGCGCCGGTATTTCTTATCGGCGCCAACGTCGCGCCGGGCGTGCACGGCCCCTACCCCGACCTGGCTAACCTGGTCGACGACGATCCGGTCTACGGCGTCGATTTTCGCGCCCTTTACGCGACCATCCTCGAAGGCTGGCTCGGCCTCGCGAGTGAATCGGTGCTGGGCCGGAAGTTCGAGACGCTCAAAATCGTTAAGCCGTCAAACGCTTAG
- a CDS encoding PEP-CTERM sorting domain-containing protein, which translates to MIRRRDVAAGFTRRRYFIPAFEEIFMYTSVLSRLVLAAATSIAASLAHTAILRLAAIHVLRMILSFNTNHHRQLSTTFGAYSMPKPVLLASVVILPLLLPAVVPATVILPDVPAGTPYEILFVTLDTTTATSADINTYNSFVTAEANLSPVLAALTTQHDLTWHVVGSTSTVDAIVNAPDNGVAVYNTQGQLLADAATGIYNGTITNPAQYNQFGNAETSYVFTGSTMLGGLETGNALGDTNVVYGDSNQSNSAWISVNTTSETQLPLYALSSPVPEPSTLVIAMIGASTALFLKRRRRRAASASR; encoded by the coding sequence TTGATCCGTCGCCGCGACGTTGCGGCGGGCTTTACCCGCCGCCGCTACTTCATTCCAGCCTTTGAGGAGATCTTCATGTACACGTCCGTATTGTCTCGTCTTGTCTTGGCTGCTGCCACGTCAATCGCAGCCAGTCTTGCGCACACAGCGATTCTCCGCCTCGCGGCTATCCATGTCCTGCGCATGATTCTCTCGTTCAACACTAACCATCATCGACAATTGTCGACAACTTTCGGAGCCTACTCCATGCCCAAGCCTGTACTACTCGCCTCTGTGGTAATTCTCCCATTGCTTCTGCCGGCGGTCGTACCTGCGACTGTCATCCTCCCGGACGTTCCTGCGGGAACGCCATACGAGATTCTATTTGTCACACTCGATACGACGACGGCAACAAGCGCCGACATTAACACGTACAACAGCTTCGTCACTGCGGAAGCAAACCTCAGCCCCGTGCTTGCCGCGCTCACGACGCAGCATGATCTTACGTGGCACGTTGTCGGCTCGACCAGCACTGTGGACGCGATCGTCAACGCCCCTGACAACGGTGTCGCGGTATATAACACGCAGGGCCAGTTGCTGGCCGATGCCGCCACCGGCATATACAACGGCACTATTACGAATCCAGCACAATACAATCAGTTCGGCAACGCCGAAACATCATATGTCTTCACGGGTTCGACGATGCTCGGTGGTCTCGAAACCGGTAATGCGCTCGGTGATACGAACGTAGTATATGGCGACTCGAATCAGAGCAACTCAGCCTGGATATCAGTAAACACCACCTCCGAGACTCAACTTCCACTGTACGCTCTCAGTTCGCCCGTACCCGAGCCATCGACGTTGGTCATTGCAATGATCGGCGCTAGCACGGCGTTATTCCTCAAACGCCGGCGGCGCCGCGCGGCATCCGCCTCGCGCTAG
- a CDS encoding sigma-70 family RNA polymerase sigma factor encodes MQASPQISTAHLDQLVVAARDGNKVALARLLELLSECLWADMHSRRTMRPPGPSHGLSDLIQDTLTVVAEKFPRFKRDSFIEFKQWSYVILHRRRKQWIRNFLHRNDAARREQIGWVLRERLGRHGECVSDALQRRQEARRAQTIFESLDVNEQFVIRLRAVEDRRFAEIGRLTERSEGAACVAYRRAIRRLKKLFEAHEKH; translated from the coding sequence GTGCAAGCCTCGCCGCAAATTTCGACCGCTCACCTGGACCAGCTTGTCGTGGCCGCGCGCGACGGCAATAAGGTCGCCCTGGCCCGACTTCTGGAGCTGCTCTCGGAATGCCTGTGGGCCGATATGCACAGTCGCCGGACGATGCGTCCGCCGGGACCGTCGCACGGGTTGTCCGACCTGATCCAGGACACGCTGACCGTGGTGGCCGAGAAGTTTCCCCGGTTCAAGCGAGACTCGTTCATCGAGTTCAAGCAGTGGTCGTACGTGATCTTGCACCGGCGGCGGAAGCAATGGATTCGCAACTTTCTGCATCGCAACGACGCGGCCCGACGGGAGCAGATTGGCTGGGTCCTGCGTGAACGACTGGGCCGGCATGGCGAGTGCGTCAGCGATGCGCTGCAACGGCGGCAAGAAGCCCGCCGCGCGCAAACGATATTCGAGAGCCTGGACGTGAACGAGCAGTTCGTGATCCGGCTGCGCGCGGTGGAGGATCGCCGCTTCGCGGAAATCGGCCGGCTGACGGAAAGAAGCGAGGGCGCGGCGTGCGTGGCCTACCGCCGGGCGATCCGCCGGCTGAAAAAGTTGTTCGAAGCCCATGAAAAGCATTGA